From Rhododendron vialii isolate Sample 1 chromosome 10a, ASM3025357v1, the proteins below share one genomic window:
- the LOC131302971 gene encoding uncharacterized protein LOC131302971 produces MEISNLVVYCDSQLIVNQVLGDYEARDPRMSKYQATVAELITHFPNFKIEQINREHNAHAQALAGHASASKASEFRTIHFGNIDHPSFDATPKVLNVELGPSWMDEIIAFLKHDTLPADKKEAYRIRNKAAYYWLSESGQLYRKSISGPYLLVVHPTQVQEILTELHSGSCGCHSGGRSLCQRALSQGYFCKNMKKDCEDTVCKCLPCQLFSPIPKQPAQNLSPITSPWPFAQLGLDIVGKLPTAPGGFKFGVPYVIVSDNGSQFVGKDLTSLCAEFGICFFNSTLVYPQGNGQAEATNKTVCARIKRRLNSKRGKWAEELPRVLWAYRSTPRRLTCQTPFSMAFGMEAVIPLESKFPTLRTENFDPKTNEEAVEQELILADGKRDDA; encoded by the exons ATGGAAATTTCCAACCTTGTCGTTTActgtgactcccaactcatagttaaccaagtactGGGGGACTATGAGGCTCGGGATCCACGGATGTCAAAATACCAGGCAACCGTAGCCGAACTAATCACCCACttccccaatttcaaaatcgaacagatcaaccgcgaacACAACGCGCATGCCCAAGCACTCGCTGGCCATGCCTCAGCTTCTAAAGCCTCCGAATTCCGAACAATCCACTTCGGCAACATCGACCACCCAAGCTTTGATGCCACTCCAAAGGTTCTCAACGTTGAACTGGGcccaagctggatggacgagatcatTGCGTTTCTCAAACATGATACTCTACCAGcagacaagaaggaagcttatcGCATCAGGAACaaagccgcttactactggctctctgaaagcggccaactctacaggaaatcTATCTCCGGTCCATATCTCCTCGTggtccacccaacccaagttcaaGAGATCCTCACCGAACTTCACTCAGGGAGTTGTGGCTGCCACTCTGGCGGCCGATCACTTTGCCAACGAGCATTGAGTCAGGGATACTTTtgcaagaacatgaagaaagactgtgaAGACACAGTTTGCAAATGTCTACCatgccaacttttttctcccATACCAAAGCAACCCGCCCAGAACCTGTCCCCTATTACcagtccttggccctttgcacaattGGGGCTCGATATTGTCGGAAAACTGCCAACAgctccaggaggattcaa ATTTGGAGTCCCGTACGTTATCGTATCAGACAACGGAAGCCAATTCGTCGGTAAAGATCTCACCAGCCTTTGTGCGGAATTTGGGATATGCTTCTTCAACTCTACACTAGTATACCCCCAAGGAAATGGACAAGCCGAGGCAACAAACAAGACCGTCTGCGCCAGGATCAAGCGTCGATTAAACTctaagagaggaaaatgggctgaggaACTACCACGTGTCCTttgggcttaccgttctacacCTCGGCGCTTAACATGCCAAACGCCCTTCtcaatggcattcggcatggaAGCGGTAATCCCACTAGAATCCAAGTTCCCCACTCTGAGAACAGAGAATTTcgatccaaagactaatgaaGAGGCCGTAGAACAGGAGCTGATCTTGGCAGACGGAAAGCGTGACGACGCTTAG
- the LOC131302972 gene encoding uncharacterized protein LOC131302972, producing the protein MAPYKALYGRPCQSPVCWTDVGETGIIGPDIVRDTTKKVKTIRQRIQTAQSRQKSYADRRSRPLNFEVGYHVFLKIRPKKGVIRFGKKGKLSPRYIRPFDIVEKIGNVAYCLALPPQLDKVHNVFHVSMLCKYLTLPTHVLNWEDITIEEDATYEEEQIEIQGRSEKIIRNKTIKLIRVLWKHRGSGETTWEREETMKANYPHLFESERAPNFKDEFV; encoded by the coding sequence ATGGCACCATACAAAGCCCTTTACGGTCGACCCTGCCAATCCCCGGTTTGTTGGACCGATGTTGGAGAGACGGGAATAATTGGACCCGACATAGTACGAGATACCACGAAAAAAGTCAAGACCATCCGACAAAGGATCCAGACTGCTCAAAGCCGACAGAAAAGTTATGCGGACAGGAGGAGCCGACCATTGAATTTTGAAGTTGGATATCACGTGTTCCTGAAGATCAGACCGaagaaaggagtcatcagatttgggaagaagggaaagCTGTCGCCACGCTACATCAGACCCTTCGACATCGTAGAAAAGATCGGGAATGTTGCGTATTGTCTAGCTCTGCCACCACAGCTAGACAAAGTtcataacgtgtttcacgtttcaATGCTTTGCAAGTACCTCACCTTgcccacccatgttctcaattgggaagacatcaccATCGAGGAAGACGCGACGTACGAAGAGGAACAAATAGAGATTCAAGGCCGAAGCGAGAAGATAATCCGAAACAAGACTATCAAGTTGAtacgagttttgtggaagcaccgaggatctggagaaaccacatgggagaGGGAGGAAACCATGAAAGCAAATTATCCCCACTTGTTCGAGTCCGAACGTGCACCTAATTTCAAGGATGAATTTGTTTAA